From one Pedobacter faecalis genomic stretch:
- a CDS encoding ABC transporter ATP-binding protein, with the protein MLKATGIRKAYGNLNILKGVDLEVGRGEIVSIIGASGAGKSTLLHILGTLDKPDEGTVLLNGTEVNKLSGELLSVFRNRNIGFIFQFHHLLPEFTALENICIPAFIAKTPRKQAEARAFELLELLGLTDRAHHKPNQLSGGEQQRVAVARALINNPAIVMADEPSGNLDSENAASLHRFFVTLRDSFRQTFVIVTHNEDLAKICDRVVTMKDGLII; encoded by the coding sequence ATGCTAAAGGCTACAGGGATAAGAAAAGCGTACGGGAATCTTAATATACTTAAGGGGGTAGACCTGGAGGTAGGCCGGGGGGAAATCGTGAGCATCATCGGTGCTTCCGGCGCCGGAAAAAGTACTTTGCTGCATATACTTGGAACGCTCGATAAGCCTGATGAGGGTACGGTATTGCTGAATGGCACGGAGGTGAACAAGCTTTCGGGTGAGCTGCTCAGTGTTTTCCGCAACCGGAATATCGGTTTTATATTTCAGTTCCATCATTTGCTTCCGGAGTTTACCGCACTTGAAAATATCTGCATACCGGCCTTTATTGCTAAAACGCCTCGCAAACAGGCCGAAGCACGGGCTTTTGAATTGCTGGAGTTGCTCGGTTTAACTGACCGTGCACATCATAAACCTAATCAGCTCTCTGGCGGGGAGCAGCAGCGGGTAGCGGTAGCGCGTGCACTGATCAACAACCCGGCTATCGTCATGGCGGATGAGCCTTCGGGTAACCTCGATTCGGAGAATGCTGCGTCTTTACATCGCTTTTTTGTGACGCTACGGGATAGTTTCCGGCAGACGTTTGTGATTGTGACGCATAATGAGGATTTGGCCAAGATCTGCGATAGGGTGGTGACAATGAAAGATGGTCTGATTATATGA
- a CDS encoding winged helix-turn-helix domain-containing protein: protein MKNPIVDLNKVFDSRIRLGVMSVLMVNDRVSFNDLKQLLELTDGNLASHLNTLEQAEYIKIYKTFVGKKTNTTYEVSDLGRQAFKAHLDALEKMIKGV from the coding sequence ATGAAAAACCCGATAGTAGACTTAAACAAAGTATTCGACAGCCGGATCAGACTCGGCGTGATGTCTGTCCTGATGGTCAACGACAGGGTGAGTTTTAATGATTTGAAACAGCTGCTGGAGCTTACCGATGGAAACCTGGCCTCCCATCTCAATACGCTTGAACAGGCTGAATACATCAAAATATATAAAACCTTTGTAGGCAAGAAAACAAATACCACATACGAGGTGAGCGATCTGGGGCGACAGGCGTTCAAGGCGCATCTGGATGCGCTCGAGAAAATGATTAAAGGCGTTTAA